In one Cottoperca gobio chromosome 12, fCotGob3.1, whole genome shotgun sequence genomic region, the following are encoded:
- the LOC115016995 gene encoding proteinase-activated receptor 1-like, with product MLTGGRTRRLSIFNILPTVFVTSFFDSNMFSKCAKTLLLVLLCARAAAANNGSVRGRSFTRYSNTDEPIELDEFSRLDVQQLNRSPSDPLQNISIYSRPNISEQALLFLTGPVSTILMPSFYTLVCLFSVPINICAVLAFTRRIRPKKPAAIYMLNLACADLLFATLLPFKISYHFAGNNWIFGPIMCRVVTAAFYWNMYCSVLLIACISVDRLLAVVYPIDSLAWRRPRNANIACIAMWILSLAGSVPLVLSDQTDHLRELDITTCHDVQPAHELIWRYKIYFITLCCTLFFLPLLVTVVSYARVIWSLNRVPRGVPGRSRRKTRAVVMALTVLVIFVLCFTPTNCLLLAHYLQFNEEVVKSREAPDGSYAVYLVFMCLGSLNCLLDPLVYYFGSSQCQKQLSNLLRCQKITEGSSSSHSSSNSCRSSSRTILKSSRAESSNINTQNTKMDSFQANLNSQYKKLLV from the exons ATGTTAACTGGAGGACGTACACGCAGACTATCGATATTTAATATTCTCCCCACAGTTTTTGTGACTTCATTTTTTGACAGCAACATGTTTTCAAAGTGTGCAAAAACTTTGCTGTTGGTTCTGTTGTGTGCGCGTGCTGCAGCAGCCAATAACG GCAGTGTACGTGGGAGGTCCTTTACCAGATATTCAAACACAGATGAACCGATAGAACTGGATGAATTTTCGCGACTTGATGTTCAGCAATTGAATCGCTCTCCAAGTGACCCGTTGCAAAACATTAGCATCTACAGCAGGCCGAATATCTCAGAGCAGGCGCTGCTGTTTCTAACGGGCCCCGTGTCCACCATCCTCATGCCTTCCTTCTACACGCTGGTCTGCCTCTTCAGTGTACCGATCAACATCTGTGCAGTGCTGGCCTTCACTCGGAGGATCCGGCCTAAGAAGCCAGCAGCCATATACATGCTGAACCTGGCCTGTGCTGACCTGCTCTTTGCCACGCTGCTCCCCTTCAAGATCTCCTACCACTTCGCCGGCAACAACTGGATATTCGGCCCGATCATGTGTCGCGTGGTCACTGCAGCTTTTTACTGGAACATGTATTGCTCTGTTCTCCTCATAGCTTGCATCAGCGTGGACCGGCTTCTCGCTGTCGTCTATCCTATCGACTCCCTGGCTTGGAGAAGGCCGAGGAACGCGAACATAGCCTGCATAGCCATGTGGATACTATCCCTCGCTGGTTCGGTGCCCCTCGTGCTCTCCGACCAAACTGACCACCTCAGAGAGTTGGACATCACCACCTGCCATGACGTCCAACCCGCACATGAGCTAATCTGGCGCTACAAGATCTACTTCATCACCCTCTGCTGCACCCTCTTCTTCCTGCCGCTGCTCGTCACTGTGGTGTCCTACGCTCGGGTGATCTGGTCGCTGAACAGGGTCCCACGTGGAGTACCAGGACGCTCACGCAGAAAAACAAGAGCAGTGGTGATGGCTCTAACCGTGCTGGTGATATTTGTGCTGTGTTTCACACCCACAAACTGTCTGCTTCTAGCGCACTACCTGCAGTTTAACGAGGAAGTCGTGAAGAGCCGCGAGGCCCCCGATGGCTCCTACGCAGTCTATCTGGTGTTTATGTGTTTGGGAAGTCTCAACTGCCTCCTGGATCCTCTGGTCTACTACTTTGGATCATCCCAGTGCCAGAAACAACTATCCAACTTGCTGAGGTGTCAGAAGATTACAGAGGGCAGTAGCAGCAGCCATTCATCATCCAATTCGTGCAGATCCAGCTCCAGAACAATTCTGAAATCCAGCCGAGCAGAAAGCTCCAACATAAACACTCAAAACACCAAAATGGACTCTTTCCAAGCAAACCTCAACAGCCAATACAAGAAGCTGCTCGTCTGA
- the f2rl1.1 gene encoding proteinase-activated receptor 2, giving the protein MALRTRWFQLFLFLCCVQSCLSDKDERGFTGTETKDGVWVQTLPKQVLSSHLTTVFLPIIYIIVFAVGLPTNTIAIWVFLFRTKKKHPSSIYMANLALSDLLFVIWVPLKIAYHFNGNNWIYGEGLCKVMVAFFYGNMYCSISFIACISVQRYWAVVHPLTHQQTDNRVAIGVSVMIWVLVWLITIPLYLYDQAVKVTNLNIITCHDVTRPSQKKMAAGYFLTMGTLGFIVPTIVCILSYVYMLKALRNSMGDPAIAKKRRKALVLIITVLVMFLVCFTPSNIMLLVHYILLLGEAKYNLYGFYITTLCLASLNSCFDPFIYYFISEEFRDHVKNTFLCRSQRTVERMRVSFSALKNSNKSNKYTSDSGNTQSTEC; this is encoded by the exons ATGGCTTTGAGGACGCGCTGGTTTCAGCTGTTCCTCTTTTTGTGTTGCGTGCAGAGCTGCCTGTCAGATAAAG ATGAGCGAGGCTTCACTGGTACAGAGACCAAAGATGGGGTGTGGGTCCAAACCCTACCCAAACAAGTCCTGAGCAGCCACCTCACAACcgtcttcctcccaatcatctACATCATCGTGTTTGCTGTTGGCTTGCCCACCAACACCATAGCGATCTGGGTGTTCCTCTTCAGGACCAAGAAAAAGCACCCGTCCTCCATCTACATGGCCAACCTGGCATTGTCTGACCTGCTCTTTGTTATCTGGGTCCCCTTAAAAATAGCGTACCACTTCAACGGCAACAACTGGATCTACGGAGAGGGGTTGTGCAAAGTGATGGTGGCATTTTTCTACGGCAACATGTACTGCTCCATCTCCTTCATCGCCTGTATAAGTGTTCAGCGTTACTGGGCCGTGGTCCACCCGCTCACCCATCAGCAGACGGACAACCGTGTAGCTATCGGCGTCTCCGTCATGATCTGGGTGTTGGTCTGGCTCATCACTATCCCTCTCTACCTGTACGACCAAGCGGTCAAGGTGACAAACCTCAACATCATCACCTGCCACGACGTCACCAGGCCCAGTCAGAAGAAAATGGCAGCAGGCTACTTCCTGACGATGGGAACTCTGGGATTTATTGTTCCCACCATCGTGTGCATCCTATCCTACGTCTATATGCTCAAGGCTCTCCGGAACAGCATGGGGGACCCCGCCATTGCCAAGAAGCGGCGGAAGGCTCTGGTCTTGATCATCACCGTGCTGGTGATGTTTTTGGTGTGCTTCACCCCCAGTAATATCATGCTGCTGGTGCACTACATCCTCCTTTTGGGCGAGGCTAAATACAACCTGTACGGATTTTACATCACCACACTGTGCTTGGCGAGTCTCAACAGCTGCTTCGACCCGTTTATTTACTACTTCATCTCTGAGGAATTCAGGGACCATGTGAAGAACACGTTCCTCTGCAGGAGTCAGAGGACAGTGGAGAGGATGAGGGTCTCCTTCAGTGCTCTCAAGAACTCCAATAAGAGCAACAAGTACACGTCTGATTCAGGGAACACTCAGAGCACGGAGTGCTAG